In Aureibaculum algae, the following are encoded in one genomic region:
- a CDS encoding DegT/DnrJ/EryC1/StrS family aminotransferase has translation MNYRIPLSPSHFSGQEQKYIDKAFAENMISSSYGSNITDFESKICEYINVKACTALTSGTAAIHLALILLGIKEGDEVICSTFTFSATVNPILYLKATPIFVDSENVTWNMCPHLLETSILDRMNKGKKPKAIVLVHLYGMPSKMDEIMMISRKYNIPVIEDAAEAIGSTYKGLKLGSLGDIGIFSFNGNKIITTSGGGALVSNNSAYCDKALFLATQARDEAPHYQHSQIGYNYRMTNISAGIGVGQMEMLNLRVKARRKNFYFYKKELATVKEIYFIDEPQGFFSNRWLTTLLTDSFEYREKLRIRLKDNSIESRPLWKPMHLQPVFSDFPNYLNGNSENFFERGLCLPSGSNLTQDNMQEIVDLIKSY, from the coding sequence ATGAACTACAGAATTCCATTATCACCATCACATTTTTCAGGTCAAGAGCAAAAATATATTGATAAAGCTTTTGCTGAGAATATGATTTCATCGTCATATGGATCTAATATAACCGATTTTGAATCCAAGATTTGTGAATATATAAATGTAAAAGCATGCACTGCTTTAACTTCAGGTACAGCTGCCATTCATTTAGCTTTAATATTGTTGGGTATAAAAGAAGGTGATGAAGTAATCTGCTCAACATTTACCTTTTCAGCTACCGTAAATCCGATTCTATATTTAAAGGCTACTCCGATTTTTGTTGATTCTGAAAATGTAACATGGAATATGTGTCCTCATTTGCTAGAGACCTCTATTTTAGACAGAATGAACAAGGGTAAAAAACCGAAAGCTATAGTGTTAGTTCACTTGTATGGAATGCCTTCTAAAATGGATGAGATAATGATGATATCCAGAAAATACAATATTCCTGTAATTGAAGATGCAGCTGAAGCTATTGGGTCTACTTATAAAGGATTAAAATTGGGTAGTTTAGGAGACATTGGCATTTTTTCCTTTAATGGAAATAAAATCATTACAACTTCAGGTGGTGGTGCCTTAGTCTCTAACAATTCAGCATATTGTGATAAAGCACTTTTCTTGGCAACCCAAGCACGAGACGAAGCACCGCATTACCAACATTCTCAAATAGGATATAACTATCGAATGACAAATATTTCTGCAGGAATTGGAGTTGGTCAAATGGAAATGTTAAATTTAAGAGTCAAAGCAAGAAGAAAAAACTTTTATTTTTATAAAAAAGAATTAGCTACTGTAAAAGAAATATATTTTATAGACGAGCCACAAGGTTTTTTTTCTAATAGATGGCTTACTACATTATTAACAGATAGTTTTGAGTATAGAGAAAAACTTAGAATTAGATTAAAAGATAATAGTATAGAATCAAGACCGCTTTGGAAACCAATGCATTTACAACCCGTTTTTAGTGATTTCCCAAATTATTTAAATGGTAATTCAGAGAATTTTTTCGAAAGAGGGCTTTGTTTACCAAGTGGTTCTAATCTAACACAAGATAATATGCAAGAAATTGTAGATTTAATTAAATCATATTAG